In Candidatus Desulfofervidus auxilii, one genomic interval encodes:
- a CDS encoding transposase: MPACRQTGKIERVFRELKSHFEIQPIYHYVPRRIKAHIFLCFLALLLEWEFTKRLKEMEPDISPIR, encoded by the coding sequence ATGCCTGCCTGTCGGCAGACAGGGAAGATAGAACGAGTATTCAGGGAATTAAAGAGCCATTTTGAGATACAGCCCATTTATCACTATGTACCTCGGCGGATAAAAGCCCATATCTTTTTATGCTTTTTGGCCTTATTGCTTGAATGGGAGTTTACAAAAAGGTTAAAGGAGATGGAGCCAGATATATCCCCCATCAGGTAA
- a CDS encoding hemolysin family protein: MNPIISLIIFFTLLLLEGFFSGSEIALVSADLRYLRAKGAKKALKFLEKPSSLFGITLLGTNLSVIINTALTTSFLIQSLGNWGEILSIVSLPPIFLIFGEIVPKTICRQYANLIAPKSAYGLKIASFLLAPLVLVLSALTNFFLKLAGAKENQKIAFFTKEELKFLIQKNELEIKLTRKERNFLSRLFTFTEIDVKRVMIPLMEVISISDKATLEEAIGVFNKYLHTRLPVYKERVDHIVGIIHYLDLINLPDLKVSIKPYIKPAFFVPETKPVHQLLKEMQQKKQPLAVVVDEYGGAVGIVTIKDLVEEITGEILGEDERIPEFFQKLEENRYLIKARMEIDDINEMLPFDLPKGDYETLNGFILYHLGRIPKTGEKFRYNNLTFIIRKVHPRGVEEVEVSMEK, encoded by the coding sequence ATGAACCCCATAATAAGTTTAATTATATTTTTTACGCTTTTACTTTTAGAGGGATTCTTTTCAGGCTCTGAGATTGCCCTTGTTTCTGCTGATTTAAGATATCTTAGGGCAAAGGGAGCAAAAAAGGCCCTAAAATTTTTAGAAAAGCCATCTTCTCTTTTTGGTATTACCCTTCTGGGAACAAATTTAAGTGTTATTATTAATACTGCTCTCACTACTTCTTTTCTAATACAATCCTTAGGCAATTGGGGTGAAATCCTCTCTATTGTGAGTTTACCTCCTATTTTTCTAATTTTTGGAGAAATAGTGCCTAAGACCATCTGTCGCCAATATGCCAATTTGATTGCTCCCAAGTCAGCTTATGGACTAAAAATTGCAAGTTTTCTTCTGGCTCCATTAGTATTGGTTTTAAGTGCTTTAACTAATTTTTTTCTCAAACTCGCAGGAGCAAAAGAAAACCAAAAAATTGCCTTTTTTACTAAGGAAGAGCTAAAATTTCTCATTCAAAAAAATGAGTTAGAAATAAAACTTACTCGGAAAGAGCGCAATTTCTTATCCCGTCTTTTCACCTTTACAGAGATTGATGTGAAGAGGGTTATGATTCCCTTAATGGAAGTAATATCTATTTCTGACAAAGCTACTCTAGAAGAGGCTATTGGGGTATTTAATAAATATCTTCACACTCGCTTACCAGTCTACAAAGAGAGAGTAGACCACATTGTGGGCATTATTCACTATCTTGACCTTATTAACCTACCAGATTTAAAGGTAAGTATTAAACCATATATTAAACCTGCTTTTTTTGTGCCTGAAACAAAACCAGTTCACCAACTTTTAAAGGAAATGCAACAAAAAAAGCAACCTTTGGCCGTAGTGGTAGATGAATATGGTGGGGCAGTGGGAATCGTTACCATTAAAGATTTAGTTGAAGAAATCACTGGTGAAATTTTAGGAGAAGATGAACGAATACCTGAGTTTTTCCAGAAATTGGAGGAAAATAGATATCTCATTAAGGCGCGGATGGAAATAGACGATATTAATGAAATGCTCCCTTTTGATTTACCTAAAGGAGATTATGAAACATTAAATGGTTTTATTTTGTATCATCTAGGAAGAATCCCGAAAACAGGAGAAAAATTTCGTTATAATAATCTTACTTTTATCATCCGTAAAGTTCATCCCAGAGGAGTAGAAGAAGTGGAAGTAAGTATGGAGAAATAA
- a CDS encoding hemolysin family protein, which produces MELVYFKICLIFLLLIFSAIFSGSETAFFSLTRYQILKLKETSRGKKAASLLVQPNHLLISILIGNDTVNITASALATSVALTLYGKNGKWLAILVMTPLLLLLGEIIPKAFSYAKAPSFCIRVSPFIDFFVRIVTPFHNIIKKYIINTVLFFMPPPPKKPVFLEKQFLDLIETGHEKGELKSIEKEFIIRLFRFRQKTVSEIMVPRPDIFALSIDTDLQEVINALNYHRFSRIPIYEGSLDNVIGIFHTKYLLGSEKTGKLKDFREKLLPPYFVPTTKKVDTLLAELQSQKITMAMIVDEYGSIKGLVTTEDLLEELFGEIYDEYDVTEEWYRQIAPNKYRVLAKTPLSDFNFFFKTNLESEEDTLGGLIWSALGRLPKKGDSVQIANFKFTVKGLKGRRITELEVEKLNS; this is translated from the coding sequence ATGGAGTTGGTTTATTTTAAAATCTGCTTAATTTTTCTTCTATTAATATTTTCTGCCATCTTTTCTGGTTCAGAAACTGCCTTTTTTTCCCTTACCCGGTATCAAATTCTAAAACTCAAGGAAACTTCAAGAGGTAAAAAAGCAGCCTCTTTACTTGTCCAGCCAAATCATTTACTTATTTCTATTCTCATTGGGAATGACACCGTTAACATTACGGCATCAGCCTTGGCTACCTCAGTAGCCCTCACTCTTTATGGGAAAAATGGGAAATGGCTTGCCATCTTGGTTATGACACCCCTTTTACTCCTTTTGGGAGAAATTATTCCCAAGGCCTTTAGCTATGCAAAAGCACCTAGTTTTTGCATCAGAGTTAGTCCTTTTATTGACTTTTTTGTCCGTATTGTCACTCCTTTCCATAATATTATTAAGAAGTATATAATAAATACTGTGCTTTTCTTCATGCCTCCTCCCCCCAAAAAACCGGTTTTTTTAGAGAAGCAATTCTTAGACCTCATTGAAACCGGTCATGAAAAAGGAGAGTTAAAATCCATTGAAAAGGAATTTATTATAAGGCTGTTTCGCTTTCGCCAAAAAACGGTCTCTGAAATTATGGTTCCACGGCCTGATATTTTTGCTCTTTCTATTGATACAGATTTGCAAGAGGTAATAAATGCCCTTAACTACCACCGTTTTTCCAGAATTCCTATTTATGAAGGTAGTTTAGATAATGTTATTGGTATATTTCACACTAAATACCTCTTGGGTAGTGAAAAAACAGGAAAGTTAAAGGACTTTCGTGAAAAACTCCTTCCTCCTTATTTTGTTCCAACTACCAAAAAGGTAGACACACTTTTAGCAGAACTTCAAAGCCAAAAAATTACTATGGCCATGATAGTGGATGAATATGGAAGTATAAAGGGATTAGTGACCACAGAAGACCTTTTAGAAGAGCTTTTTGGTGAAATTTATGACGAATATGATGTTACTGAAGAATGGTATAGACAGATAGCCCCTAACAAGTATAGGGTTTTAGCCAAAACCCCTTTAAGCGATTTTAACTTTTTCTTTAAAACAAATTTAGAGTCTGAGGAAGATACTTTAGGTGGACTTATATGGAGTGCTTTAGGACGATTGCCTAAAAAAGGAGACTCTGTTCAAATTGCTAATTTTAAATTTACAGTAAAGGGCCTTAAAGGAAGAAGAATTACTGAACTAGAGGTAGAAAAACTTAATTCATGA